From a region of the Rhipicephalus microplus isolate Deutch F79 chromosome X, USDA_Rmic, whole genome shotgun sequence genome:
- the LOC142776971 gene encoding uncharacterized protein LOC142776971 has product MVKKAAEPNGVPPKVGRAKRQAAPDQNAAGPSNEAAATKRPRGRPPKTSSEGPLAPTPIAPTPARKLRKATEVTQPEAENPSASKEVAGKTPRITRAKRSRSSSSKSPNDTASEEPKRRRSKKVSRSRSTHSSRSRHIRHARKSRGRRSSSASSEASHPRKRRTRSHRHVRSIASSSTTIRRSKRDEKRRHTRSRSSSRHGGRHGKARSAPSSRSSSVRGRRTRTGKTSKDGKKK; this is encoded by the coding sequence ATGGTGAAGAAAGCGGCGGAGCCCAACGGCGTTCCGCCAAAGGTCGGGCGAGCGAAGCGTCAGGCTGCCCCTGACCAGAATGCCGCTGGTCCTTCGAACGAGGCTGCAGCGACCAAGCGTCCACGTGGCCGACCGCCAAAGACCTCGTCGGAGGGGCCGCTTGCACCGACCCCCATTGCACCAACGCCAGCACGGAAGTTGCGCAAGGCCACGGAggtgacgcagcccgaagcagaAAACCCTTCTGCCAGCAAGGAAGTGGCAGGAAAAACCCCGAGAATCACCCGTGCGAAGCGCTCTCGAAGCTCCTCCTCAAAAAGCCCTAACGACACGGCAAGCGAGGAGCCAAAGCGTCGCCGATCCAAGAAGGTGAGCCGGAGTCGGTCGACACACTCATCGCGTAGTCGTCATATCAGGCACGCTCGTAAATCCCGAGGCCGTAGAAGCTCTTCTGCATCGTCGGAAGCAAGCCACCCACGGAAGAGGCGCACCAGGAGTCACCGCCATGTCCGCTCCATTGCATCTTCTTCGACCACGATCCGGCGCTCGAAGCGCGACGAGAAGCGACGCCACACCCGTAGTCGCTCGTCCTCGAGACACGGAGGGAGACACGGAAAGGCGCGGAGTGCCCCGAGCAGCCGGTCGTCGTCTGTGCGCGGGAGGCGCACTAGGACGGGCAAGACATCCAAGGATGGGAAGAAAAAGTAG
- the LOC142776972 gene encoding uncharacterized protein LOC142776972 gives MVKKAAEPNGVPPKVGRAKRQAAPDHNAAGPSNEAAVTKRPRGRPPKTSSEGPVAPTLIAPTPARKLRKATEVTQPEAENPSASKEVAGKTPRITRAKRSRSSSSKSPNDTASEEPKRRRFKKVSRSRSTHSSRSRHIRHARKARSRRSSSASSEASHPRKRRTRSHRHVRSIASSATTIPRSKRDKKRRHTRSRSSSRHGGRHEKARSAPSSRSSSGRGRRTRTGKTSKDGKKK, from the coding sequence ATGGTGAAGAAAGCGGCGGAGCCCAACGGCGTTCCGCCAAAGGTCGGGCGAGCGAAGCGTCAGGCTGCCCCTGACCACAATGCCGCTGGTCCTTCGAACGAGGCTGCAGTGACCAAGCGTCCACGTGGCCGACCGCCAAAGACCTCGTCGGAGGGGCCGGTTGCACCGACCCTCATTGCACCAACGCCAGCTCGGAAGTTGCGCAAGGCCACGGAggtgacgcagcccgaagcagaAAACCCTTCTGCCAGCAAGGAAGTGGCAGGAAAAACCCCGAGAATCACCCGTGCGAAGCGCTCTCGAAGCTCCTCCTCAAAAAGCCCTAACGACACGGCAAGCGAGGAGCCAAAGCGTCGCCGATTCAAGAAGGTGAGCCGGAGTCGGTCGACACACTCATCGCGTAGTCGTCATATCAGGCACGCTCGTAAAGCCCGAAGCCGTAGAAGCTCTTCTGCATCGTCGGAAGCAAGCCACCCACGGAAGAGGCGCACCAGGAGTCACCGCCATGTCCGCTCCATTGCATCTTCTGCGACCACGATCCCGCGCTCGAAGCGCGACAAGAAGCGACGCCACACCCGTAGTCGCTCTTCCTCGAGACACGGAGGGAGACACGAAAAGGCACGGAGTGCCCCGAGCAGCCGGTCGTCGTCTGGGCGCGGGAGGCGCACTAGGACGGGCAAGACATCCAAGGATGGGAAGAAAAAGTAG
- the LOC142776973 gene encoding uncharacterized protein LOC142776973 has protein sequence MKAWMQYAGRDDLLSKPASLLYATYRVCSDHFTAQSFMDPGLTRLTRMAVPSVQPAAPCSLSVASSSDCDMAAEAALQGPAVEASKSGSHTLRCPDEQGAFSVAISFFFTQIDC, from the exons atgaaagcatggatgcagtatgctggacgcgatgatctcctgagtaagccggccagcctattgtacgcaacgtacagggtttgtagcgaccattttactgctcaaagtttcatggaccctgggctcacaaggcttacaagaatggctgttcccagtgtgcaaccagctgcaccat gttctctgagcgtcgcttcaagtagtgactgtgacatggctgcagaagctgcactgcaag gacctgcggtagaggcttcaaaaagcggctcccacacattgaggtgccccgatgaacagggtgcgttcagtgtcgcgatttcttttttttttacccaaattgactgttga